The Tripterygium wilfordii isolate XIE 37 chromosome 17, ASM1340144v1, whole genome shotgun sequence genome has a window encoding:
- the LOC119981670 gene encoding F-box/kelch-repeat protein At3g23880-like: MAPKKLRHIPDDLVLDILTTLPVKALKRFRCVCKAWCDLFGNTDFIHAHCIKQTTLEKERFFVNHYDKTDDECNSVISIFESDCDEVLNFTETIRIPFNEVFLNDPFIIGFCNGIVCVSDDVKNIGFWNPATREYKPLPPLIPSIEPPDDVDWNMHSKWKLGFGFDQRTNDYKVLSFVLTYFEVYAVSVDEAQLYSLKSNSWREIPSFPVFAGDFERGSVCFKGNCHWLGYRDGPGYVFEENPYILSFNMADEKFEEFELPVFGPLNYYIVKLVMVSGSLGVILYTLDPPGRLFDIWVMGEYGVTESWVKKWSIEAILGLATISGLAWPLGFLRNYGVFYEDDGGELVLYNKNTHVFKNLGLCGAKKELQIVKYVESLMRIDGRQ, from the coding sequence ATGGCGCCAAAGAAACTCAGACATATCCCGGATGACTTGGTGCTCGACATTCTAACTACGCTTCCAGTGAAGGCGTTGAAGAGATTCAGGTGCGTATGCAAAGCTTGGTGTGATCTTTTCGGAAACACTGATTTTATCCACGCACACTGCATCAAACAAACCACTCTAGAAAAAGAACGTTTCTTTGTGAATCATTATGACAAAACAGACGACGAGTGTAACTCAGTAATCTCTATATTCGAGAGTGATTGTGACGAAGTATTGAATTTTACAGAGACTATTCGCATACCATTCAATGAGGTTTTCTTGAATGACCCATTTATCATAGGTTTCTGTAATGGCATAGTTTGTGTGTCTGACGATGTGAAAAATATTGGTTTCTGGAACCCGGCCACCAGAGAGTACAAGCCTCTCCCTCCCCTTATCCCTTCCATTGAACCCCCTGATGATGTTGATTGGAACATGCACTCAAAGTGGAAACTTGGGTTCGGTTTTGATCAAAGAACTAATGACTATAAGGTGCTATCATTTGTCCTCACGTATTTTGAGGTATATGCCGTATCAGTAGATGAAGCTCAGTTGTATTCACTAAAAAGCAATTCTTGGAGAGAGATTCCTTCATTCCCAGTGTTTGCTGGTGATTTTGAACGAGGTAGTGTATGCTTTAAGGGAAACTGTCACTGGTTAGGTTATAGGGATGGTCCTGGATATGTCTTTGAAGAAAATCCATATATACTCTCCTTCAATATGGCCGATGAAAAGTTTGAAGAGTTTGAGTTGCCAGTTTTTGGCCCTTTAAATTATTACATTGTAAAATTGGTAATGGTCAGTGGTTCTCTTGGTGTTATCCTTTACACACTGGATCCTCCAGGAAGATTGTTTGATATTTGGGTGATGGGAGAATATGGAGTAACGGAGTCTTGGGTAAAGAAATGGAGTATTGAAGCCATTTTAGGACTTGCGACCATTTCAGGGCTTGCGTGGCCCTTGGGATTTTTGAGAAATTATGGTGTGTTTTATGAAGATGATGGCGGAGAGCTGGTATTGTATAACAAGAATACTCATGTGTTTAAAAATCTTGGACTTTGTGGGGCTAAAAAAGAGCTACAGATTGTAAAGTATGTGGAAAGTCTAATGCGAATAGATGGCAGACAATAG